One Gossypium raimondii isolate GPD5lz chromosome 3, ASM2569854v1, whole genome shotgun sequence genomic window carries:
- the LOC105794182 gene encoding peptidyl-prolyl cis-trans isomerase CYP23, with protein sequence MKVWELTNASLDQAPRRLKRESKTRRKEDMKILWWVSLVFVITNVGALAEEPQLSSPRVVFQTNHGDIEFGFYPSVAPKTVDHIFKLVRLGCYNTNHFFRVDRGFVAQVADVASGRSAPMNEKQRREAEKTIVGEFSDVKHVRGILSMGRYSDPDSAQSSFSILLGDAPHLDGQYAIFGKVTKGDETLRKLEELPTHREGIFVMPVERITILSSYYYDTELESCKQERGILKQRLAASAVEIERQRMKCFP encoded by the exons ATGAAAGTTTGGGAGTTGACAAATGCAAGTTTAGATCAAGCGCCAAGAAGGTTGAAAAGAGAATCTAAGACTAGGAGAAAAGAAGATATGAAGATCTTATGGTGGGTGAGTTTAGTATTTGTAATTACTAATGTTGGTGCTTTGGCTGAAGAACCCCAGCTAAGCTCGCCTCGTGTTGTTTTCCAG ACAAATCATGGAGATATTGAATTTGGATTTTACCCTAGTGTTGCACCGAAAACTGTTGATCACATTTTTAAGCTTGTGCGTCTTGGTTGCTATAACACCAACCACTTCTTCAGA GTTGATAGGGGGTTTGTAGCCCAAGTGGCAGATGTTGCAAGTGGAAGATCAGCTCCCATGAATGAGAAGCAAAGAAGGGAAGCTGAAAAGACAATTGTTGGTGAATTTAGTGATGTAAAACACGTGAGAGGTATTCTCTCTATGGGGAG ATATTCTGATCCAGACAGTGCACAGTCCTCGTTTTCAATACTTCTTGGAGATGCTCCTCATCTTGATGGGCAG TATGCAATATTTGGGAAAGTCACTAAAGGTGATGAGACTTTGCGAAAGCTTGAGGAACTTCCTACCCATCGTGAGGGGATCTTTGTAATG CCTGTGGAGCGCATCACGATTCTTTCATCCTACTATTATG ATACCGAGTTGGAGAGTTGCAAACAGGAAAGGGGTATCTTGAAGCAAAGGCTTGCTGCATCCGCTGTTGAAATTGAACGACAG CGAATGAAATGCTTTCCTTGA
- the LOC128039947 gene encoding uncharacterized protein LOC128039947, which yields MKGAQIGRERFVLNHLFFAYECVLFSDASRANAQVVCNLVLEYESVSGQEVNFDKSLIFFGSNVEAQERDAVGEVLGVRIVQDPEKYLGLPMMVGRQKRRAFLHHVDRFRKRVEGWSTRFLSVGGRRSS from the coding sequence ATGAAGGGGGCACAGATTGGTAGAGAAAGGTTTGTTCTTAATCATCTATTCTTTGCATATGAATGCGTACTATTTAGCGATGCCTCTAGGGCAAATGCACAGGTTGTCTGTAATTTAGTTTTGGAGTATGAATCTGTTTCTGGTCAAGAGGTTAACTTTGACAAGTCTCTTATATTCTTTGGTTCGAATGTGGAAGCACAAGAAAGAGATGCGGTGGGAGAGGTTTTGGGTGTTAGAATTGTGCAAGACCCAGAAAAATATTTAGGCTTGCCAATGATGGTAGGAAGGCAGAAAAGGAGAGCTTTTTTGCACCATGTTGATCGATTCCGTAAGAGGGTCGAAGGGTGGAGTACTCGATTTTTATCGGTAGGGGGAAGGAGGTCTTCATAA